One segment of Phragmites australis chromosome 13, lpPhrAust1.1, whole genome shotgun sequence DNA contains the following:
- the LOC133887965 gene encoding WEB family protein At5g16730, chloroplastic-like gives MQGSKTKSGSAEAKSNGKPPEKKGTPPTPKDSKPRKPAVPKAAAVHGTPPSAPRAADKSPGSADRKAPTPKTASRLTTPPEKQGKASKPPQELQSLLDAVQEELMKAKEQLMDKEKEKGKVLEELDRAKKVADEANAKLQDALDVQRKAAEASQTEKFPAVELEQTSIESVQRKLENMQSQQEADATALRSTVEQLEKARYELADAIDAKNEALSQADGVMRAAEENAEKVELLNAEVKRLKDLVDSKVDGKPKKIADRIKKLETENSALKLELKKAKADEERVAELERMVEQLKIDIADAKKAGAMSGELADEWQKKAQLLKVRLEEADQSNILKGESLNSAMEELDATSTLLRDKESEVAALQDKVRFLEDEVARQKGNIDVSSGRLDAAEKEAADLRTEVEELRLKLRAVEEEKMEALNSDKNASSEVETLTEQKNQLAKELEASKDEVDKVKKAMEGLALALHEISAESREAQERCLTKQDEIERAQAQVEELNMSLKNTTENYEVMLDEANYEKVCLTKSVERMEAEAKSTHDDWQSKELIFVNSIKKSEEEIVAIRVQMDRTLEVVKDKENENADLQEKMQHLEAQLMEANRIRGEAAAETLQWKEKLLDKENELQSIKQENEDLQAKELAASEKIKELSSFLANCTINGSNKEENEKGSSEEEDEPVVVVAKMWENSKYTDYESSKEKEDDGGSQIDFESNMGDAALDNNGLHPTKENNGSTSPTKQHQQQKKKPLLKRFGGLLKKKSEN, from the exons ATGCAGGGCTCCAAGACCAA ATCTGGTTCTGCGGAGGCGAAGAGCAACGGCAAGCCGCCTGAGAAGAAGGGCACGCCGCCGACCCCCAAGGACAGCAAGCCGCGCAAGCCGGCTGTGCCCAAGGCGGCTGCCGTCCATGGCACGCCGCCGAGCGCGCCACGCGCGGCTGACAAGTCCCCCGGGTCGGCCGACCGCAAGGCTCCCACGCCCAAGACCGCCTCCCGGCTCACCACGCCTCCAGAG AAACAAGGAAAGGCCTCGAAGCCTCCTCAGGAGCTGCAGTCGCTGCTTGATGCGGTTCAAGAAGAGCTCATGAAGGCGAAGGAGCAGTTGATGgataaggagaaggaaaagggaaaagttCTCGAGGAGCTGGACCGTGCCAAGAAGGTGGCTGATGAGGCCAATGCGAAGCTTCAGGATGCGCTCGATGTGCAGAGGAAGGCCGCTGAGGCATCGCAGACCGAGAAGTTCCCTGCCGTCGAGTTGGAGCAAACAAGCATCGAGTCTGTGCAGAGGAAGCTGGAGAACATGCAAAGCCAGCAGGAGGCTGATGCAACCGCCCTGCGGTCGACGGTGGAGCAGCTTGAGAAGGCAAGGTATGAGCTGGCTGACGCAATCGATGCCAAGAACGAAGCGCTCAGCCAGGCAGATGGTGTCATGAGGGCTGCTGAGGAGAATGCTGAGAAAGTTGAGCTCCTTAATGCAGAGGTTAAGCGTCTGAAAGATCTTGTTGATTCAAAGGTGGATGGCAAACCCAAAAAAATTGCTGACAGGATTAAGAAGCTTGAGACAGAGAACTCTGCATTGAAGCTTGAGCTTAAGAAAGCAAAGGCGGATGAAGAAAGGGTGGCTGAATTGGAGCGCATGGTTGAACAACTTAAGATTGATATAGCAGATGCTAAGAAGGCAGGCGCGATGTCAGGTGAATTAGCTGATGAGTGGCAGAAGAAGGCACAGCTGTTGAAGGTCAGATTGGAAGAAGCTGATCAATCTAACATTTTGAAGGGCGAGTCTTTGAATTCAGCGATGGAAGAATTGGATGCAACAAGTACATTGCTCCGAGATAAAGAATCCGAAGTTGCTGCTCTTCAAGACAAGGTCAGGTTCTTGGAGGATGAGGTGGCCAGACAGAAGGGAAATATTGATGTGTCAAGCGGACGGCTTGATGCTGCAGAGAAAGAAGCAGCTGATTTACGGACAGAGGTCGAAGAACTTAGGCTAAAGCTccgtgcagtggaagaagaaaaaatggaGGCGCTGAACAGCGACAAAAATGCAAGTTCAGAAGTAGAGACCCTGACTGAACAGAAGAACCAGCTGGCCAAGGAGCTTGAAGCTAGCAAAGATGAAGTTGATAAGGTTAAGAAGGCAATGGAGGGTCTGGCATTGGCTTTACACGAAATATCAGCTGAATCTAGAGAGGCACAGGAGAGGTGCCTTACCAAACAAGACGAAATTGAGCGCGCTCAGGCACAGGTAGAGGAGCTTAACATGAGTCTGAAAAATACTACAGAGAACTATGAGGTGATGCTTGATGAAGCAAACTATGAGAAGGTTTGCCTCACGAAGTCAGTTGAAAGGATGGAAGCAGAAGCTAAGAGCACACATGACGATTGGCAGTCCAAGGAGCTAATTTTTGTCAACTCTATCAAGAAGTCAGAAGAGGAAATAGTCGCCATCAGAGTTCAGATGGATAGGACCTTGGAGGTGGTGAAAGACAAAGAAAATGAAAACGCAGATCTGCAGGAGAAGATGCAGCACCTTGAAGCTCAGCTAATGGAAGCTAACAGAATCAGAGGGGAAGCCGCGGCTGAGACTCTCCAATGGAAGGAAAAACTGTTAGACAAAGAGAATGAACTACAGAGCATAAAACAGGAGAACGAAGACTTGCAGGCAAAAGAATTAGCTGCTTCTGAGAAGATTAAGGAGCTCTCTTCCTTTCTTGCAAATTGCACTATAAATGGTAGTAACAAGGAAGAAAATGAGAAGGGGAGcagtgaggaggaggatgagccgGTCGTGGTTGTTGCTAAAATGTGGGAGAACAGCAAGTATACTGACTATGAATCATCtaaggagaaggaggatgacGGTGGGTCAC